The DNA segment gCAATCATTCAGAAATAAcacaagaaaattaaaaaaaaacgtacatTTAACGTTGAAAAAAACCTGATGTTAAGGGTACTTGCAATGAAAATAGTAGCTATTAAAtagaagatattattttatatatttaaatagaagaatatttaaatattatcacttttaatgaatatgaatttatgtattttagaaaGTAATATAACCTAGGTTTAAACCTTAAAGTGTTAATCTGGCTATTAAGTCTAAGTCTGCAAAACCATGGAATCACAAAACCAGTCAATGCAATAAAGCATTTCACACCAGTTCTAGCACTCTCACAGAGGAATAaattagcaataaataatCTCGAATTCCGGTAGTATTTTTGTCTTCGTGtatctcttttttttaaacatgcaAACACGAtaaaactgattaaatttgcgaaccaattatttacaattgtattgttattgtgatgggtttaacatttttattctataaaagTTTGATGattatgtttatatgaaaaaaaaaaccgtCGGAGGTtcaagattttgtttttatttctgacTGGATTTGTCATACTATTTTGTAACGCTATAGACGTCCATCGCAtgtctttatttcttcttattCATAATAGTATTGATGATCATTTTACCatgaagtatttaaaaataagcaaaGAAGCATGTACCGACAATTGAACGGATGTGCATTGTGCAAAGCATGTTCagtattgttgtaacaaatGTCGCGAATTCTCTCAACTACCAACTAAGTTTTCTCGCGATTTCATCCTTCATGCgctgatataaaaataactactcAATAGAATGAGATacgcaattttattattttgataatgtatttacataattttgcataaaatCAGTGTTATGGGAAACTGCCATCGAATTTAGTTTGaacgtattaaaaataatcccGAATATGTATTTAACCTTGAATGGGTGAGTAGGGCACGACGCACGCGTTCCAGACGAACAAAAACGTAATTGTCTTGTAGACCAATTACATATTACTGCTATTATGCTGGTACGAAAAGACGATAGTCAGTTGCTCTGTGCGCCTTTAGTCATATCTAAAAATCGTTCGTAATTAACCTACAATAAACAAACTCGTGCAATTTAGCAAGAACAGGCGACGTTGTCGAGCCGTCAGCGCACAGTACGACAACCTCGCATAGCGGTATCGGCCGCCCGGTGCGGCAAAAGTGCGACGCGACGTTGCCACACTTCCCCACGTCAATATCTCGTACTCGTACCCACGCGATGTATTTTGGAATTACATACCATACTTACCGCAAGGAAATTACATACCAAAGTAAACCTAACTATAGAGGTCGATGAAAGAATGAAATtctaaaattcattttttacagCTATTAGTATAGTAAGAGAATAAGTACTGTAAATAACGAGTCACttcaatttacaaaataaattccatGTAGGTTATTCAGCAAAACTCCAGTCTAGAGATTCGTAACCCACGCAAATCTATTaggtaatgaatttatttttatacgatCGACACGCAAAAGCTAAACTAGCAATAAATAATGCTgaacatataattaaacttaaataattatgagtcTTAGAATACTTTGATTTATGAAAGCACAAATCATTACAGCggtatcaaattataattgtattaaaatttttcttgCATAGTTATTTTAACCGCTAGAATATTGCATTAATGACCAATGACCTAATACACCATTAGAGATTTCtgacaaaaaaacaaaatcaatcaaaattaaaagaaattcacATTACAATCAACcaatactttaatattcttaattccTTTAACAAGAAAAAGAAGTATCGTTAGTAGTTGTGCATATGAAaaccatttattttcatttgaatGAAGGCAAgagtagttttaataaatcttttctaaatatattttggattTTAAGTCGACAAAGTACAAATTTATCGACGAGTAGCGAATGGTGCGACCAGCTCGGGTTGGTTCATTTCGTAAAGTGCTGGGGAATGGGGATTGCGATTCGCGACGCAGACGCGCGTCAGTCGAAcagtgttattttgtgtgagCGCGCGTCTTTTTCGTCGCACGTTCGTCGCAAGTgactgattttaaatttagggtTTCGCTAGCCTGTTTTCGTTTTCATTATTGAAAAGTAGAATAGATAAACGTAGGTTTATATTGTGCGCAGTGTAGAATAGCATAAGTTGGTGACCTTggaactaaatttatattgataggtatgaaacattattttatagttcGGCGCAATCAGTGTTTAGGAGTTGCCTATGAACAGATAAATAAACTGCCATATTTGTTAGAACTCGTCTATTTGCgtagaaataaatagttattagtCAAAAACAGTTGAACTTGATAAATTGCTAAATAATCCTAAGTCATGCAGATACATTTAGTTTTTCGAAGCTAGAATATATGTATAGCAGTTTTGAATTGGGAATCAATGTTTACTTGAGGTTATCACACCATTGGTTTAAGATGTGGTTTAGACTCTACTTAATTTACACTATTCACTTATAAAATCTCGTCTTCAGTGTAGAATATCTGTATTTACTCAAGCGTGGTCGAGATAACGCCTGAGagacaattttcaataaattatataatacatatttagttttatagataatgaatgtaataatgaatgaaatgGAATAATAGAAAGGGTAGAGCGacttaaaattgtaaacaaactgttataatgtcatatatataatcaaataatattgcgACATACCATATATGCCAAAAAGACTTTtccatttaaaattagttattatgCCACGAAATATCTTAAGACATATGAAACAACCATGGCAACCCCAgacattgtaataaaaaaacactttaagaaataataatatttagtttcataTAATTCATAGATAGTGGATCAGAATGCGAGATGAGGAATTTGCCTTTAACCCAGTACGACTGATCGAGGAGGTTAAAAAGAGGCCAGGCCTGTATGACCAGGGTTTGCATCCATTAGACAGGGAAGACAAGTTAACGTTGTGGAAAGAAGTTGGAGCTGCACTGTGTACCCAGTGGGACACGTATGACCGTGCAGCGGCCTATGACCGAGGTGTGTTCGTTAAACTCCCATGTATTTACTATTCGTGATAAGGtgacaattttaaaagttaagtgTAGATTTTACACATAATTTCCCTTCATACTGCTAAGCTCTGTCCGTGTGGTATTTCTTTCCGGGcattgattataattaatgaattaaaataaatattaaatgtatttgttagTATAAATGCGCTAAAGCCATGCCAAAATTGAATAaagctatattttttagtattacaGTTACAAAGAAAATGGCGATCCCTTCGTGACGCATACAATAGGGAATTACGTTCACGAAAAACGGGTGTCCGAGTACATAGAAGAGTTTATGTTtactttaagaaattaaaatttctcgGCGGTTACGAAGGTGAAATAAGCAGTGATTCGGAGTAAgtaatattagatataaaaggaatcagataataatatagaacGTACTTTCCCGACCCAGCTTTGAATTCATAgaaggaaaaatatattaatatggtaggtatatattatgtacttcaatttctttataattctttcgcggatagtaaataataatgatcagACCTTCTTAGAAAGCATAGCAATTATGGAATTATACTCCATTAAGCGTGTTCAAGTTTATTCTAGCTCACAGCACCGagtaaaaaattaacgttGAAAAAGTTTATTCTCCTGCctcttatttacatacaaattagaATGGTAAATAACGCGAAGCTGGATTTAgatattaatacaaacaaagaaattaaCTGAGACCTAATCCTAATAGtggaacaaataaaatattttaccgaAACTTGTATTCAGCAATTGACTATTAAATTACGTATACAGAATAACCAAGACcccaaaagttatttaatcaatCATTTTAGACATTCTAATTGTGCCACCAATGAAGATCTACCGGAAGAAGATAGCACTAAAGCAGAGCCAGTTGAGCCTACACGGAAAAAACGTAAAAAGCGACGCGTCAAAAAACCGAGTTCAGAATTCGCACCAGAGGAGGTGGAAATGCCAATATTTCCAGTGGACGTGCCTGACGAAAGCGACAGTGATAAACTCTTCCTGCTATCGTTTCTACCTGAGATGAAACAGTTTCCTCTTGACATTAAAATGTGGGCGCGAGCTCAGATAGCGAACGTAATGCAGGAGGCAGTCACTGCGCATATGTCAAAAGTAATGCCCAGTTCTTCCAACGAACGAAGGTTTCAGATCAAGCAACCGAGGGATAGCTTTGATTAACATACGTTTAGGTACAATTGTTACGTTTTATGATTAaaa comes from the Pieris rapae chromosome 3, ilPieRapa1.1, whole genome shotgun sequence genome and includes:
- the LOC110996594 gene encoding uncharacterized protein LOC110996594 translates to MRDEEFAFNPVRLIEEVKKRPGLYDQGLHPLDREDKLTLWKEVGAALCTQWDTYDRAAAYDRVLQLQRKWRSLRDAYNRELRSRKTGVRVHRRVYVYFKKLKFLGGYEGEISSDSEHSNCATNEDLPEEDSTKAEPVEPTRKKRKKRRVKKPSSEFAPEEVEMPIFPVDVPDESDSDKLFLLSFLPEMKQFPLDIKMWARAQIANVMQEAVTAHMSKVMPSSSNERRFQIKQPRDSFD